The Shewanella japonica genome has a window encoding:
- the mtr gene encoding tryptophan permease: MSSTQSQPHNKSLLGGAMIIAGTTVGAGMFSLPVVSAGMWFGYSIAMLIGIWFCMLVSGLMLLETNLHFKPGDSFDTLTKVTLGQFWRIVNGLSITFVLYILTYAYISGGGSIVNHTLSGMGIHLPQSIAGLVFALVLAAIVMISTKVVDRITTVMLGGMIITFFLAVGNLLIDVETVNLLVPDGQASFAPYILAAIPFGLTSFGYHGNVPSLVKYYGKQPNVIIKAICIGTFIALVIYTCWLIATMGNIPRSHFSDIIAQGGNMGVLVAALSDVMSSAWLNTMLTLFANLAVASSFLGVTLGLFDYLADLFDFDESANGRIKTAAVTFIPPTILGLLFPDGFLIAIGFAALAATIWAAIVPAMMAYKSRKMFPDENSFRVPGGTPLVVVVILFGVLTAACHLLAMADLLPVYR; the protein is encoded by the coding sequence ATGAGTTCAACACAATCACAACCGCACAATAAATCATTATTAGGCGGTGCTATGATTATTGCCGGTACCACAGTCGGTGCCGGTATGTTTTCCCTTCCTGTTGTCAGTGCTGGTATGTGGTTTGGCTATTCCATTGCCATGCTAATCGGTATTTGGTTTTGTATGTTGGTGTCAGGCTTAATGCTACTTGAAACCAACTTACATTTTAAACCTGGCGACAGTTTCGACACGTTAACCAAAGTGACATTAGGCCAATTCTGGCGGATAGTTAATGGGCTTTCCATTACCTTCGTATTATATATTCTGACTTACGCTTATATCAGTGGTGGTGGCTCTATTGTGAACCACACCTTGTCAGGTATGGGCATTCATTTACCACAAAGTATTGCAGGCTTAGTTTTTGCCCTTGTGCTTGCTGCGATTGTGATGATTAGCACTAAAGTGGTCGACCGTATTACGACAGTAATGCTTGGCGGGATGATCATTACTTTCTTTTTAGCCGTCGGTAATTTGCTGATTGATGTGGAAACCGTGAACTTGTTAGTCCCTGACGGACAGGCGAGTTTTGCTCCATATATTTTAGCTGCCATTCCTTTTGGTCTGACAAGCTTTGGCTATCACGGCAATGTGCCAAGCTTAGTCAAGTATTATGGCAAGCAGCCTAATGTGATTATCAAGGCGATTTGTATCGGTACCTTTATCGCGTTAGTGATATACACGTGCTGGTTAATTGCCACCATGGGCAATATTCCTCGTAGTCATTTTAGCGATATTATCGCTCAAGGTGGGAATATGGGCGTATTGGTTGCGGCATTGTCAGATGTGATGTCCAGTGCTTGGCTAAATACCATGTTAACTCTGTTTGCTAATTTGGCCGTTGCGTCATCTTTCTTAGGGGTGACCTTAGGTTTGTTTGATTATTTAGCAGACTTATTTGATTTTGATGAGTCGGCTAATGGCCGAATCAAGACCGCTGCAGTGACCTTTATACCGCCAACCATCTTAGGCTTGTTATTCCCAGATGGTTTTTTGATCGCTATTGGTTTTGCCGCTCTTGCCGCGACAATTTGGGCTGCTATTGTGCCAGCGATGATGGCGTATAAGTCACGTAAAATGTTCCCTGATGAGAATAGCTTTAGAGTTCCTGGTGGTACGCCGTTAGTGGTTGTAGTGATTCTTTTTGGTGTGCTAACAGCAGCTTGTCACTTATTGGCAATGGCTGATTTATTACCTGTTTATCGATAA